Proteins encoded by one window of Clostridium bornimense:
- a CDS encoding phosphoribosylanthranilate isomerase: protein MKIKICGIKEKEHVALLEELKVDYVGFVFCDSKRKITIEKAKEISCDYKNIKKVGVFQNNSKEFILKAYNEVGLDFVQLHGNEPVEFVENLQIPVIKAFNLRDKDSINKITQYKNIANLAGYLVDGAKGGSGEVFQWNWLKELSDDIREKLFLAGGINEENLEKAMQEVKPKVIDLSSYLEVNGVKSSQKIKRFMNKVKELKERGY, encoded by the coding sequence ATGAAAATTAAGATATGTGGAATAAAGGAAAAAGAACATGTAGCTTTGTTAGAGGAATTGAAGGTAGATTATGTTGGATTTGTTTTTTGCGATAGTAAAAGAAAAATTACTATAGAAAAAGCTAAAGAAATTTCTTGTGACTATAAAAATATAAAGAAAGTTGGAGTATTCCAGAATAATTCCAAAGAATTTATCTTAAAAGCCTATAATGAAGTTGGTTTAGATTTTGTGCAATTGCATGGTAATGAACCTGTAGAATTTGTAGAAAATTTACAGATTCCAGTTATTAAAGCTTTCAATTTGAGAGATAAAGATTCTATAAATAAAATAACACAATATAAGAATATTGCTAATTTAGCAGGATATTTAGTCGATGGAGCTAAAGGTGGAAGTGGAGAAGTATTTCAATGGAATTGGTTAAAAGAATTAAGTGATGATATAAGAGAAAAACTATTTTTAGCAGGTGGTATTAATGAAGAAAATTTAGAAAAAGCTATGCAAGAAGTTAAGCCTAAAGTTATTGATTTATCATCATATTTGGAAGTAAATGGAGTTAAATCTTCTCAAAAAATTAAAAGATTTATGAATAAAGTAAAAGAATTAAAAGAGAGGGGCTATTAA
- the trpE gene encoding anthranilate synthase component I, translating to MEIEVLFLGKDKKLSYKLLNGDEETPITLFKRLKGQNKMILESALGGRYSILVTDPYKKVKSYGNKIEVIYKEKEEILEKDILAFLKEEIEFEVESYEKFPFLGGALGYIGYDEKATYEKVQFENPDTLGVPKSYLMFYKKFIIFDHHFNNYYLCLVTDVNQDVTDEDFNFVSSDKIYKEKEFIKEQNDFTTNMTKDSFKNMVTKCKEYIVRGDVFQVVPSQRITKKYVKDEFSIYRKLRRTNPSPYMFYMDFGDFKIAGSSPERLVKVIDGVVSTNPIAGTRPRGNTPEEDLKLEEELKNDEKERAEHLMLVDLGRNDIGKISDIGTVEVNKFMVIEKYKRVMHLVSEVKGKLKKDISKLEALKSIMPAGTLSGAPKVRAMEIIEELEPCARRIYGGAIGYFSNGGDFDTCIAIRTIIFKDGLAHVQGGAGIVYDSNEEKEYEESINKARALLEVIE from the coding sequence ATGGAAATAGAAGTTTTGTTTTTAGGAAAAGATAAAAAATTATCATATAAGTTATTAAATGGGGATGAGGAGACACCAATAACATTGTTCAAGAGACTGAAAGGACAAAATAAAATGATACTTGAAAGTGCACTAGGTGGAAGATATTCGATATTAGTTACTGATCCTTATAAAAAAGTTAAAAGTTACGGAAATAAAATAGAAGTTATTTACAAAGAAAAAGAAGAAATTTTAGAAAAAGATATATTAGCATTTTTAAAAGAAGAAATAGAATTTGAAGTTGAGAGTTATGAAAAATTTCCTTTCTTGGGAGGGGCTTTAGGATATATAGGCTATGATGAGAAAGCTACCTATGAAAAGGTACAATTTGAGAATCCTGATACACTTGGAGTACCAAAGTCATATTTGATGTTCTATAAAAAATTTATTATATTCGATCATCACTTCAATAATTATTATTTATGTTTAGTAACAGATGTAAATCAAGATGTAACAGATGAGGATTTCAATTTTGTTAGTAGCGATAAAATTTATAAGGAAAAGGAATTTATTAAGGAACAAAATGATTTCACTACAAATATGACTAAAGATTCATTTAAGAATATGGTAACTAAATGTAAAGAATATATAGTTCGTGGAGATGTATTTCAAGTTGTTCCTTCACAAAGAATAACAAAAAAATATGTAAAAGATGAATTTAGTATATATAGAAAATTAAGAAGAACAAATCCTTCACCATATATGTTTTATATGGATTTTGGAGATTTTAAAATAGCAGGATCATCACCAGAACGGTTAGTAAAGGTTATTGATGGAGTAGTTAGTACTAATCCTATTGCTGGGACAAGACCAAGAGGAAATACTCCCGAAGAAGATTTGAAATTAGAAGAAGAATTAAAAAATGATGAGAAGGAAAGAGCAGAACATTTAATGCTAGTAGATTTAGGTAGAAATGATATTGGAAAGATATCAGATATAGGAACTGTAGAAGTAAATAAATTTATGGTTATTGAAAAATATAAAAGAGTAATGCACTTAGTATCTGAAGTAAAAGGAAAATTGAAAAAAGATATATCAAAGTTAGAAGCACTTAAAAGTATAATGCCAGCTGGAACGTTAAGTGGAGCACCAAAGGTAAGAGCTATGGAGATCATAGAAGAGTTAGAACCTTGTGCTAGACGAATTTATGGTGGAGCTATAGGATATTTTTCTAATGGTGGAGATTTTGATACTTGCATTGCAATAAGAACAATTATTTTTAAAGATGGACTTGCTCATGTTCAAGGGGGAGCAGGCATTGTATATGATTCCAATGAAGAAAAAGAATATGAAGAATCAATTAATAAAGCAAGAGCGCTTTTGGAGGTAATAGAATGA
- a CDS encoding indole-3-glycerol phosphate synthase TrpC yields MEAILDKIIKEKEKRLPSLKEEAKNINDVVMKKISFLNVLEQSDDVVIIGEFKRASPSKGDINICNPEDKIPYYEKAGCGCVSILTEEKFFKGNFSDLKRGRELIDIPILCKDFIIDKCQIDLAKANGANVILLIFKILDDDKFKELYEYAVSKGLEVLCETADEKEVGRALKFNVPIIGINNRNLNNFNVSFEKLERLVKYAKSGGAYIVSESGVKTAEDIKRIRELGCSAVLIGETFMKSENVVETISNIRGY; encoded by the coding sequence TTGGAAGCAATATTAGATAAGATTATAAAAGAAAAGGAGAAAAGACTACCATCATTAAAGGAAGAAGCAAAAAATATTAATGATGTAGTAATGAAAAAAATATCATTTCTTAATGTATTAGAACAATCTGATGATGTTGTTATAATTGGAGAATTTAAGAGAGCATCTCCATCTAAAGGAGATATAAATATTTGCAATCCAGAAGATAAGATACCTTATTATGAAAAAGCAGGTTGTGGATGTGTATCAATTCTTACTGAAGAAAAGTTTTTTAAAGGAAACTTTAGTGATTTGAAACGTGGAAGAGAATTGATAGATATACCAATATTATGTAAAGATTTTATTATAGATAAATGTCAAATTGATTTAGCAAAGGCCAATGGTGCTAATGTAATATTATTAATATTCAAGATTTTAGATGATGATAAGTTTAAAGAATTATATGAATATGCAGTATCTAAGGGATTAGAAGTATTATGTGAAACTGCCGATGAAAAAGAGGTAGGAAGAGCTTTGAAATTTAATGTTCCTATTATAGGAATTAATAATAGAAATCTTAATAATTTCAACGTATCTTTCGAAAAGTTAGAAAGACTAGTAAAATATGCCAAGAGTGGTGGAGCATATATAGTCAGTGAAAGTGGAGTAAAAACAGCAGAAGACATAAAAAGGATAAGAGAACTTGGATGTAGTGCTGTTTTAATTGGAGAAACTTTTATGAAATCAGAAAATGTTGTTGAAACTATCAGCAATATAAGAGGTTATTAA
- a CDS encoding citrate/2-methylcitrate synthase: protein MFNIFNLQSLEEFSDIAKNNSIIEQEEYDKYDVKRGLRNNNGTGVLVGLTKVGNVQGYEVVNNERKPVPGTLSYRGIDLNEIVEGFQKENRFGFEEVCYLLLLGSLPNSNQLEAFKDMLKNSRSLPNGFTEDMILKAPSKDIMNKLQRSILVLYSYDTNPDDNSVKNVLRQSIELIARIPCMIAYGYQAKSHYYDKKSLHIHIPRPELSTAENILYMIRPDNQFTKSEAEILDLALVIHAEHGGGNNSTFTTHVVSSAGTDTYSAISAAVGSLKGTKHGGANIKVMAMMKNIKENVSNWEDKEEIENYLRKILDKKAFDKTGLIYGMGHAVYTISDPRAVLLKKQAFKLAEEKGRIDEFNIYRNVEEVTKKIFKERGRNIATNVDLYSGFVYDMLNIPVELYTPLFATARVAGWCAHRLEQIVSEKKIIRPAYKGIRKNVSYEKMEDRDEDQCYTFLPKE, encoded by the coding sequence ATGTTTAATATTTTTAACTTGCAGTCATTAGAAGAATTTTCGGATATAGCGAAAAATAATAGTATAATTGAGCAAGAAGAATATGATAAATATGATGTTAAAAGGGGTCTTAGAAACAATAATGGAACAGGAGTCTTAGTTGGATTAACAAAGGTAGGAAACGTACAAGGTTACGAAGTTGTTAATAATGAAAGAAAACCAGTCCCAGGAACCCTTAGTTATCGCGGTATCGATTTAAACGAAATAGTAGAAGGATTTCAAAAGGAAAATAGATTTGGGTTTGAAGAGGTTTGTTATTTATTATTATTAGGTAGTCTGCCTAATAGTAATCAATTAGAAGCATTTAAAGATATGCTTAAGAATTCGAGAAGTTTACCAAATGGTTTCACAGAAGATATGATTTTGAAAGCTCCAAGTAAGGATATAATGAATAAACTTCAAAGAAGTATATTAGTATTATATTCATATGATACTAATCCAGATGATAATTCTGTTAAGAATGTTCTAAGACAGAGTATTGAGTTAATTGCTAGGATACCATGTATGATTGCATATGGATATCAAGCAAAATCACATTATTATGATAAGAAAAGCCTTCACATTCATATACCAAGGCCAGAATTAAGTACAGCTGAAAATATATTATATATGATAAGACCAGACAATCAGTTTACTAAAAGTGAAGCTGAAATTTTAGATTTGGCTTTAGTAATTCATGCAGAACACGGTGGTGGAAATAATTCTACCTTTACTACCCATGTAGTTTCATCTGCTGGAACAGATACGTACTCTGCTATCTCTGCGGCTGTTGGTTCTTTGAAGGGAACAAAACATGGTGGAGCTAATATAAAAGTAATGGCTATGATGAAAAATATAAAAGAAAACGTATCTAATTGGGAAGATAAAGAAGAGATAGAAAATTATTTGAGAAAAATTTTAGATAAGAAGGCATTTGATAAAACAGGGTTAATATATGGTATGGGACATGCTGTATATACTATTTCAGATCCAAGAGCAGTACTATTAAAAAAGCAAGCATTTAAATTAGCAGAAGAAAAAGGTAGAATAGATGAATTTAATATTTATAGAAATGTAGAAGAAGTAACTAAAAAAATTTTTAAAGAAAGAGGAAGGAATATAGCTACAAATGTAGATTTATACTCAGGATTTGTATATGATATGCTAAATATACCAGTAGAACTCTATACACCTTTATTTGCTACTGCTAGGGTAGCAGGATGGTGTGCACATAGACTTGAGCAGATTGTATCTGAAAAGAAAATTATAAGACCTGCCTACAAGGGAATTAGAAAAAATGTAAGTTATGAAAAAATGGAAGATAGAGACGAAGATCAATGTTATACATTTTTGCCTAAAGAATAA
- the cysK gene encoding cysteine synthase A has translation MKISKNYIELVGKTPLLELGKYSKNNKLNSRIIAKLEEYNPTGSVKDRIALAMVEDAEKKGLLKDNSVIIEPTSGNTGIGLAFVGAVKGYRVILTMPETMSIERRKILKAYGAELVLTPGSEGMKGAIQKAEELAKEIPNAFIPQQFTNSSNPEYHKKTTAVEIWEDTEGKVDVVIAGVGTGGTISGIGEYLKSKNPNIKIIAVEPKDSPVLSGGKPGAHKIQGIGAGFVPDNFYKDFIDEIIQVSNEDSFKTVKELARTEGVLAGISSGAALYAAKLVAEKELGKNIVVILPDTGLRYLSTPVFDEV, from the coding sequence GAATTATAGCTAAACTAGAAGAATACAATCCAACTGGTAGTGTCAAAGATAGAATAGCATTGGCTATGGTTGAGGATGCTGAAAAGAAAGGATTACTAAAAGATAATTCAGTGATAATTGAACCAACATCAGGGAATACGGGGATTGGGTTAGCTTTTGTTGGAGCAGTTAAAGGATATAGAGTTATTCTAACTATGCCTGAAACAATGAGTATTGAAAGAAGAAAAATACTAAAAGCCTATGGTGCAGAATTAGTATTAACTCCAGGTAGTGAAGGAATGAAGGGAGCGATACAAAAGGCAGAAGAATTAGCAAAAGAGATTCCTAATGCGTTTATACCACAACAATTCACAAATTCTTCAAATCCAGAGTATCATAAAAAAACTACTGCTGTTGAGATTTGGGAAGACACTGAAGGAAAAGTTGATGTAGTAATAGCTGGCGTAGGTACTGGAGGTACTATTTCAGGAATAGGGGAATATTTAAAGAGTAAAAATCCAAATATTAAGATCATTGCTGTAGAACCTAAAGATTCACCAGTATTATCAGGAGGTAAACCAGGAGCACATAAGATACAGGGAATAGGAGCTGGATTTGTTCCAGATAATTTTTATAAAGATTTTATAGATGAGATAATACAAGTTTCAAATGAAGATTCTTTTAAAACTGTAAAAGAGTTAGCTAGAACAGAAGGTGTTTTAGCAGGAATATCTTCAGGTGCTGCTTTATATGCAGCAAAACTTGTAGCTGAAAAAGAATTAGGAAAAAATATAGTTGTAATTTTACCAGATACAGGACTTAGATATCTTTCTACTCCAGTATTTGATGAAGTGTAA
- the trpA gene encoding tryptophan synthase subunit alpha yields MTNIIKIKDAFKNEKAVMPYVMCGEKSVEKTISDIKFLAKVGANIIEVGVPYSDPLADGDVIYAAATKAIKNGITVKDVFHIIEEVRKEVNIPLVIMTYINPVVCYGLEEFFKKCDELKVEGIIIPDLPLEEIDLVKPYLEKYSIEFIPLVSINSSEERVKNLCEISNGFLYAVSVLGITGERERYPQSTIDYVRKIRKISSLPVALGFGVTSREQVDDIYNDVDGLIIGTKIVRLLEEENYDELEKLIKSLKH; encoded by the coding sequence GTGACAAATATAATTAAAATAAAAGATGCATTTAAGAATGAAAAAGCAGTAATGCCATATGTTATGTGTGGAGAAAAGTCAGTAGAAAAAACAATATCAGATATAAAATTTTTAGCTAAAGTAGGTGCCAATATAATAGAAGTCGGAGTTCCATATTCGGATCCTCTTGCCGATGGTGATGTAATTTATGCGGCAGCTACTAAGGCTATAAAAAATGGAATAACAGTTAAGGATGTTTTTCATATAATAGAAGAAGTAAGAAAAGAGGTAAATATTCCTTTAGTTATTATGACATATATAAATCCAGTAGTATGTTATGGATTAGAAGAATTTTTTAAGAAATGTGATGAACTTAAGGTAGAAGGAATTATAATTCCTGATTTACCACTTGAAGAAATAGATTTAGTTAAACCATATTTAGAAAAATACTCAATAGAATTTATACCACTAGTATCAATAAATTCATCAGAAGAAAGAGTAAAAAATTTATGTGAAATTAGTAATGGATTTTTATATGCAGTAAGTGTGCTTGGTATTACGGGGGAAAGAGAACGTTATCCACAATCTACTATTGATTATGTAAGAAAAATAAGAAAAATTTCATCATTACCAGTAGCTTTAGGATTTGGTGTAACAAGTAGAGAGCAAGTAGATGATATATATAATGATGTTGATGGATTAATAATAGGAACAAAGATTGTTAGATTATTAGAAGAAGAAAATTATGATGAATTAGAAAAGCTTATAAAAAGCTTAAAGCACTAG
- a CDS encoding DUF4912 domain-containing protein, whose translation MIKDYSTRIILLVQNAETIFTYFIVSPATIISFNRRYGDNSYNSSSPILKLYYSNGDTFIEGESIYIHSFADSWYIHPCRQGIDAFVKLGRVLENGKFVELARSNVISIPRNSESWDTNIVYSDISYRLKEAKDILSKEIVSNLSKESISKVN comes from the coding sequence ATGATTAAAGATTATAGTACTAGAATTATTCTATTAGTTCAGAATGCTGAGACGATTTTTACGTATTTTATAGTGTCTCCGGCAACAATAATAAGCTTTAATAGAAGATATGGGGATAATAGTTATAATAGTTCTAGTCCAATTTTAAAGTTATATTATAGTAATGGAGATACGTTTATAGAGGGAGAATCAATTTATATACATTCATTTGCAGATAGTTGGTACATACATCCTTGTAGGCAGGGAATAGATGCATTTGTGAAGTTGGGAAGGGTTCTTGAAAATGGTAAATTCGTAGAGTTGGCTAGATCTAATGTTATTTCAATTCCAAGGAATTCAGAATCATGGGATACTAACATAGTATATTCAGATATTTCTTATAGATTAAAGGAAGCAAAAGATATATTGTCTAAGGAAATAGTATCAAATTTATCAAAAGAATCTATAAGTAAGGTTAATTAG
- the trpD gene encoding anthranilate phosphoribosyltransferase gives MEFKDSLLKLCNKEDLTDDETYEVGRFIFSGDATESEIAGGLLALKTKGEKVNEIAYIAKAIKDYAPKFNYKHKNLLDNCGTGGDGANTFNISTTVSFVLAALGAKVAKHGNRAISSKSGSSDVLTELGVKIDLDNEAMEKILEEIGIVFIFAPNVHKKMKYVMPVRRALKIPTVLNLIGPLTNPFDLNGQLLGVPRKEYVGKMAEALKILGRENAVVINGDNKVDEAILTGINYISILKNGEIENIEVKASDYGIKEVSLEEIKGGTPNENAEILKAVLKGEEGPHREVVVFNAALGLIACGITDTIEEGIELSKKALDTGIAYEKLEQLIERSNNVGSNIR, from the coding sequence ATGGAATTTAAAGATAGTTTATTAAAGTTATGCAATAAGGAAGATTTAACTGATGATGAGACTTATGAAGTAGGAAGATTCATTTTTAGTGGTGATGCTACTGAATCAGAGATAGCAGGAGGACTTTTAGCACTTAAGACAAAAGGGGAAAAAGTAAATGAAATAGCATATATAGCTAAGGCGATAAAAGATTATGCGCCAAAGTTTAATTATAAGCACAAAAATTTATTGGATAATTGTGGTACTGGTGGAGATGGTGCTAATACTTTTAATATTTCAACAACAGTTTCGTTTGTATTAGCAGCGCTTGGAGCAAAAGTAGCAAAGCATGGAAATAGAGCAATATCATCTAAGAGCGGATCTTCAGATGTGTTAACTGAATTAGGAGTTAAAATTGATTTAGATAATGAAGCAATGGAAAAGATATTAGAAGAAATAGGAATAGTGTTTATTTTTGCTCCTAATGTTCATAAAAAGATGAAGTACGTCATGCCAGTAAGAAGAGCATTAAAAATACCAACAGTATTAAATCTTATAGGACCATTAACAAATCCATTTGATTTAAATGGACAACTTTTGGGGGTACCAAGAAAAGAATATGTAGGAAAAATGGCAGAGGCACTAAAGATTTTAGGAAGAGAAAATGCAGTAGTTATTAATGGTGATAATAAAGTTGATGAAGCAATATTAACAGGAATAAATTATATATCTATATTAAAAAATGGTGAGATAGAAAATATTGAAGTAAAAGCAAGTGATTATGGAATTAAAGAAGTTTCATTAGAGGAAATAAAAGGTGGTACACCAAATGAAAATGCAGAAATACTAAAAGCTGTATTAAAAGGAGAAGAAGGACCTCATAGAGAAGTTGTAGTATTTAATGCAGCATTAGGACTTATAGCTTGTGGAATAACTGATACTATAGAAGAAGGAATTGAACTTAGTAAAAAGGCACTAGATACGGGAATAGCATATGAAAAATTAGAACAACTAATTGAAAGGAGCAATAACGTTGGAAGCAATATTAGATAA
- a CDS encoding anthranilate synthase component II has product MILIIDNYDSFTYNVYQYVGEIYKDIMVKRNDEITLEEIKELKPEGIIISPGPKRPEDSGVSLEVLRNIKDIPILGICLGHEAIGYVNGGEIVEAQKIMHGKTSLINHDGKGLFKGLPNPLRVMRYHSLVVKDDKLEGLNVTSRSLDDNEIMSVSSEDGMIMGVQFHPESIFTEEGKKIIKNYIEIVRG; this is encoded by the coding sequence ATGATTTTAATTATAGATAATTATGATTCATTTACTTACAATGTTTATCAATATGTAGGGGAAATATATAAAGATATTATGGTTAAAAGAAATGATGAGATTACTTTAGAGGAAATAAAAGAACTAAAACCAGAGGGTATAATAATTTCACCTGGACCTAAAAGACCAGAAGATAGTGGAGTTTCTTTAGAGGTTTTAAGAAATATAAAGGATATTCCTATTTTAGGTATTTGTTTAGGTCATGAAGCTATAGGATATGTTAATGGCGGAGAGATAGTGGAAGCACAAAAAATAATGCATGGTAAAACATCACTTATTAATCATGATGGTAAAGGATTATTTAAAGGATTACCCAATCCATTAAGAGTTATGAGATATCATTCATTAGTAGTTAAAGATGATAAGTTAGAAGGTTTAAATGTAACTAGTAGAAGTTTAGATGACAATGAAATAATGTCAGTTTCTTCAGAAGATGGAATGATAATGGGAGTTCAATTTCATCCAGAATCAATATTTACTGAAGAGGGAAAGAAAATTATTAAAAATTATATAGAGATAGTTAGGGGGTAA
- the trpB gene encoding tryptophan synthase subunit beta, with the protein MSNYCYPDKSGYFGEFGGRFVPETLVGEVKRLKDFYDEMKEDEGFKKEVEYYFKEYVGRESPLTFCANLTKKFDGVKFYLKREDLNHTGSHKINNALAQAILCKRMGKNKIVAETGAGQHGVAAATAAALLNLECIVFMGEVDVERQKLNVFRMKLLGAKVVSVSKGNGTLKDAVNEALKYWTEHCNDTHYLIGSALGPHPFPEMVRDFQSVIGKETKKQIMKKENRLPDAIVSCVGGGSNAIGMFYPFIEDTSVKLYGAEAGGLGVNTGEHAATLAEGTKGILHGSKMYLLQDENGQVKEPYSISAGLDYPGVGPEHCMLRDTKRAIYEPINDDEALEAFEILTREEGIIPAIESAHAVALAFKIAKRMKKDEIIVINLSGRGDKDVERIGVILGDKYN; encoded by the coding sequence ATGAGTAATTATTGCTATCCAGATAAAAGTGGATATTTTGGAGAATTTGGTGGGAGGTTCGTACCAGAAACATTAGTAGGTGAAGTTAAGAGATTAAAAGATTTTTATGATGAAATGAAAGAAGATGAAGGATTTAAAAAGGAAGTAGAATATTACTTCAAGGAATATGTAGGAAGAGAATCTCCTTTAACATTTTGCGCTAATTTAACTAAAAAGTTTGATGGGGTAAAGTTTTATTTAAAAAGAGAAGATTTAAATCATACAGGATCTCATAAAATTAATAATGCATTGGCACAAGCTATTCTTTGTAAGAGAATGGGGAAAAATAAAATTGTTGCAGAAACTGGAGCAGGACAACATGGAGTAGCAGCAGCAACAGCAGCAGCATTATTAAATCTTGAATGTATAGTATTTATGGGAGAAGTTGATGTAGAAAGACAAAAACTTAATGTTTTTAGAATGAAATTATTAGGTGCTAAAGTAGTGTCAGTAAGTAAAGGAAATGGAACATTAAAAGATGCTGTTAATGAAGCATTAAAATATTGGACTGAACATTGTAATGACACTCACTATTTAATAGGATCTGCTTTAGGACCACATCCATTTCCTGAAATGGTTAGAGATTTTCAAAGTGTAATAGGAAAAGAAACTAAAAAACAAATAATGAAGAAGGAAAACAGGCTTCCTGATGCAATAGTATCTTGTGTTGGAGGAGGAAGTAATGCAATAGGAATGTTTTATCCATTTATAGAAGATACTTCTGTAAAGTTATATGGAGCAGAAGCTGGTGGATTAGGTGTAAATACAGGAGAGCACGCAGCTACATTAGCAGAAGGTACTAAAGGAATATTGCATGGTTCTAAAATGTATCTTCTTCAAGATGAAAATGGACAAGTTAAAGAGCCGTATTCTATATCAGCTGGATTAGATTATCCAGGTGTAGGACCAGAACATTGTATGTTAAGAGATACAAAGAGAGCAATATATGAACCAATAAATGATGATGAGGCATTAGAGGCTTTTGAAATATTAACTAGAGAAGAGGGGATTATACCTGCTATAGAATCTGCACATGCTGTAGCATTGGCATTTAAAATTGCAAAGAGGATGAAGAAAGATGAAATTATAGTAATTAACTTATCTGGTAGAGGAGATAAAGATGTTGAGAGAATAGGAGTGATTTTAGGTGACAAATATAATTAA
- a CDS encoding glycoside hydrolase family 57 protein, whose amino-acid sequence MKKGYVALVLHSHLPFVRHPDINDALEERWLFEVMSECYMPLLKVYENLLDEGIDFKVTMSITPPLMEMLEDEYLNERYFKHLRKLIELTQKEIVRTKNDEKMNAVAYFYNERFIELLEIYNKYDRRILNGFRRFSESGNLEIITCSATHALLPLLEINEETVKAQLTTGVENYYEHMGKMPNGIWLPECAYTYKLESYLRDLGIKYFICESKGIQYGSPRPRYGTAAPVVTPNGVVAFGRDEESSHQVWSSFAGYPGDVDYREFYRDIGFELPKDYIGPYINAGGIRIDTGIKYHRITGKTENKDIYNREWAMNKVESHANHFTHSKNDQIEELSRNMDVAPILTCPYDTELFGHWWFEGPEFIEKFMRKSCEDWTNYQLITPWEYINKYPSIQCSTPSPSSWGADGDYSVWLNEGNDWIYKELHQCEVAMTRLANTFDRPSDIERRALNQAARELMLAESSDWPFIITTNTTVKYAVNRINSHINKFSKLYDDLTKKAIEEKSLNNMEKIDNIFKNIDYTLYKSK is encoded by the coding sequence TTGAAAAAAGGATATGTTGCATTAGTATTGCACTCACATTTACCATTTGTAAGACATCCAGATATAAATGATGCTTTAGAGGAAAGATGGCTCTTTGAAGTAATGTCTGAGTGTTACATGCCTTTATTGAAGGTTTATGAAAATTTATTAGATGAAGGAATAGATTTTAAGGTAACTATGTCAATAACGCCACCTCTTATGGAGATGTTAGAGGATGAATATTTAAATGAGAGATATTTTAAACATTTAAGAAAATTAATAGAGCTTACACAAAAAGAAATTGTTAGAACAAAAAATGATGAAAAAATGAATGCAGTAGCATATTTTTATAATGAAAGGTTTATTGAGCTATTAGAAATATACAATAAATATGATAGAAGAATTTTAAATGGTTTTAGAAGATTTAGTGAAAGTGGAAATTTAGAGATTATAACTTGTTCAGCTACTCATGCTTTATTACCATTATTAGAAATTAATGAGGAAACTGTAAAAGCTCAATTAACTACTGGAGTGGAAAATTATTATGAACATATGGGAAAGATGCCAAATGGAATTTGGCTTCCCGAATGTGCATATACATATAAATTGGAAAGTTATCTAAGAGATTTAGGAATAAAATATTTTATATGTGAGAGTAAAGGAATACAATATGGGTCACCTAGACCAAGGTATGGAACTGCAGCACCTGTGGTAACGCCTAATGGAGTTGTAGCTTTTGGTAGAGATGAGGAATCATCTCACCAAGTCTGGAGTTCATTTGCTGGATATCCTGGAGACGTTGATTACAGAGAATTTTATAGGGATATAGGTTTTGAATTACCTAAGGATTATATTGGTCCCTATATAAATGCAGGTGGAATACGAATTGATACAGGTATAAAATATCATAGGATAACTGGTAAGACGGAGAACAAAGATATATATAATAGAGAATGGGCAATGAATAAAGTGGAAAGTCATGCTAACCATTTCACTCATTCTAAGAATGATCAAATTGAAGAACTATCTAGGAATATGGATGTTGCACCTATTTTAACATGTCCATATGATACAGAATTATTTGGACATTGGTGGTTTGAAGGACCAGAATTTATAGAAAAGTTTATGAGAAAATCATGTGAGGATTGGACGAATTATCAGTTAATTACTCCTTGGGAATATATAAATAAATATCCAAGTATCCAGTGTTCTACACCATCGCCATCATCATGGGGAGCTGATGGTGATTATTCTGTATGGCTAAATGAGGGAAATGATTGGATATATAAAGAGTTACATCAATGTGAAGTTGCTATGACTAGATTAGCTAATACTTTTGATAGACCATCAGATATAGAAAGAAGAGCTTTAAATCAGGCAGCTAGGGAGTTGATGCTTGCAGAATCTTCAGATTGGCCATTTATAATAACTACTAATACAACTGTTAAATATGCTGTTAATAGAATTAATAGTCATATAAATAAATTTTCTAAGTTATATGATGATTTAACAAAGAAAGCTATAGAAGAGAAATCGTTAAATAACATGGAGAAGATTGATAATATATTTAAAAATATAGACTATACTTTATATAAATCAAAGTAA